The following DNA comes from Magnolia sinica isolate HGM2019 chromosome 18, MsV1, whole genome shotgun sequence.
GATGTAGAGCGGTCCAAATACTTCCATATCAAAGATGGATTGGAAAAAGCCCTTTTAGAGGCTATCAGAGACAGAAGTCATCGAGACCATCgtaaccttaaaacaagcatacgTCATAAACCGGAACGAGTTACTCCATGtgttatatatgattttgaggatgacgatctactttagccaaccaacccgctatgccgggtaGCCGACGCCAAATTTTCAAGGTTCTATCATGACAGTCAAATTCCActtttactgtaaatagtaagttttattcatccgttgggctttgggAGTTGTGCCAACATTAACAGTGTTAAGAAAAATTAGAagcacataggacacttactataacaGGCCGGGTCTAACTATGTTAAGGCCCAAGCTCAGCCAATGTTTTAACATATGTCAAAGCTGGGACTGGGCCTACAACAGGCCAAAATTATCCAGCCCAAGTCCACCCAAATCATCAAACCCAACTTGAAACCTAGATACAAAGACTCGATAGGTAGGCATGTGATCGGTACCCGACTCCATAGGTTTGGGTCCCAAAATACGAGACCAGGACCTGAAAGGACTGGGATCTCACAAGACCTGAACTCGATCAGCCCAGGTACAAGCAGTCTTCGTACAGGTTGACAGCCCTAGTGCTAGTTTGATACAGAGTTTTAAATGAactataccaaggtgggccaacTCAAATGACCATCGGGATGAAACAGACCCGGATGTCCCTTTGACTGCACCCACCGGCCTCGCTTCTACTTCCACGCCAAGCCCTCGACACATGCGACCCGATGAACTACACCATACCAAACGACTGTAGTCTAATGGTGAACGTATGGGCCATTGGAAGAGACCAGCCCGCGTATTTGGAAAGACCCGCTGACATTTTCGCTGGAGCAGTTTATGGAGACTAGTGTGGATTAGAAGGGGAACCATTTCCAAGTTCACACATTTTTGCACTCAAAGGAGAATTTACCTTGGCTTTCTGTGTTGTTTTGATGTTTTAAATCAATTCAGAAAcatggtctgtcgatgccattgagcactgttcgatgccattgagcactgttcgatgccattgaagaaaCTCGGAATTTCCTcacgatgccatcgaacaactGCTCAATTCCATTGAAGAAACTCGGAATTTCCTCAATTGGTTGTTGGACTATATGGATACCTGTTCAATACCATCGAGACTCATCAAAGTGTGTAATTgagaaaatctgatttttcatgttttatctcTAAACTGTTATGGTgttagtttgatgtcatcgacggtttgtcgatgatatcgagagccatcaaaggtcccatcgAATGTATACGCAGACTTTGCGTATATGTGAGATTTGTTTCAATTTCGATTATGATTCTTCTTAAGGTTATATAtaggggtgtaatcgggattggaTTGTATTCAAGAACTTTTTAAATTCATTCATAGGATTTCAAGGGTGTAGTTTTGGGTGATTCGAggtttgttcgaatcgggtaatctctatactcttgtaattttctgctttcatagtgattatctATCGCTTTTCCCATGAAGGTTTTTTTACATTAAAATCGGTGCGTTTCCATTATGCTTGCTTGGTGCGATTGGCTTACTTCACTTGATTTaactctgtgtgcttccgcggtcccccaacaTTTTGTTAGTGCCAACTCATGTTTTCCAGCTAATTCTCACTTCTTTCATTCAAAGATTCAACTGGTCGCTTCCGCATGAAATTCAGCCTGATGATCCTGAACATGGATGAGAAGTTCGGCTCAGCGCATGAAAGAAAACACTGTTAGTGTACGTGCTGAAATCAGTGGTTTAGATTGCTATCGAGTGCATTTATTTGAATAATCTATTGCAttttgtatgataacatgtgccaACTTGTCAGTTTCTCATTATGTGACTGCTGTCATGCTAGATGCCTCACCCGGACCATGTCGGAGCTGGCTAGAAATCCCAAAGTGATGAGAAGAGTCTGCGATGAATTGCAAATGGTCGTCGGTGGTGAGAAAGCAATGAAAGAGTCCCATCTCAATCACCTAAACTATCTCCATGCATCCATTAAGGAGTCCCTTCGACTACACCCACCAATCCCACTTCTACTCCCACGCCAAGCCCTCGAAACATGTGACATGATGAATTACACCATCCCAAAGGACAGTAGAGTGATGGTGAACATATGGGCCATTGGAAGAGACCCTGGAATTTGGAAAGACTCACTGACATTTTCGCCAGAGTGGTTTCTGGAGACTAGTGTGGATTACAAAGGGAATCATTTCGAGTTCACACCGTTTGCTGCTGGAAGGAGAATCTGCCCTGGTTTACCGTTGGCTACCCTTATGGTTCAGCTTATTCTCGCTTCTTTCATCCACACATTCGACTGGTCACTTCCACATGGAATGCAGCCTGATGATCTGAACATGGATGAGAAGTTCGCCCTAACACTCGAGAGAAAACATCTGCTACTGCTCGTCCCCAAATCAGTGGTTAAGATTGCtatcaaatgcatttatttgaaTAATCCAGTTGTATTTTGTATGAGAACATGTGCAACCTTTTCTGTTTCCTATTCTGTTCGGCTGTCATAGTAGGACTAGCCCGTTGGGCTTTTGGGCCTAATTATTTTCAGGCGAGACTGTCCTCATCTTTATATCCAACTATTAGGCACATGCCTTTAAATAAAAAACTGCTTTGGTCTatcaatatataataataataaaacagttGCTTTTAAATTATTTCTCTAGCCAGTCTCACATATGTTCTGACCAAAAAATATTTCTATTTACAAATTATCTCCCTCTTTCAACTACAGTAAGCTTTACCGTATATTAGAGTCATTTAAAAAGCACACGAAACTATGCGGGCCCATGATTCTTCTGACAAATAAGACCCGTCGACCATTTTAGGCATCTCATGGCCGCCCCAAAAGTCAGGCTGATTCAATCCACAGGTTAGCCTTTAGTAGTTGGCTCTTTCTTGagttgtggcccactagagccCTATATTCAGCTCATCCTTTGATAACCCAATTAAAATTAACTCATCAAACTTGTAAATGAggtggatttctctcaaacatcacagtggcctcacCATCACGGAAGCCATCTCCATTACATTCTGACACGAGCCAGAGACGTGATGGCGAGTCACTTCGTTATTATGCAACTGTTGAATCTAGGTGGGTCCACTTCCATCAAAATCAAGGTTGATCCAATCATATGTGGAACCCAAAAACGTCTGATAATGGCCTTTAGCGGTCCACTCTTTCTTGGccagtggcccacttgagcgcTAGATCTGGCTATCTTTCGGTTCCCCAGGCAAAATTACTCAAACAGTTTTACTATTCATAGATTGTATGTCCTGGGCAATTCCAAAATCCATTGACCCACAAACAGTTTTACAAAATAAGGTTATTTTATTGTTAAAATTTAAGTTTCATGTCAAatctttttcaattttattatttttatggtaTTTTAGAGTTTAAAGAGTCCTTTGATAGTATGAAATCCTTTTTTAAAGTTACCCAATAGGGTTTGCTTTAGTTTAAACATCTTCTACTACTTTTAAAATGTTTAgtatcttaaaataaaataaaattaccctCTTAGAGAAGCTGTAAGTTTAGGACTAACATAAACTATATCCAGTAAAttgtgaggaagaagaagaatattatTATTCTTCATAATCTACTTatatagattattattattattatttttgtgaattCAAGGATTATGATAGAGGAAGAAGATGGTAATATTTTCCCCTCTTTTCTCCCATTTTCACCTTGCACTTACTACAACTAAAAATAGATGGTTCTTGTCAAAGTTGTCAATTGGGTAAGTCTGTCAAAGACGCACTTTTGCCTAAGCCCTATCTAGGCCTGCAACGGGGCAAAACAAGCATGCTGGAGTTCAGCACTCACTTGCCCCCATATTTGTGATGATCTAGATAAATTTtgacccatccatccatgcatgcatacgttaCCACACACGCCATCCACCTTTCACATGGCACAGACATGTGATACACatgtgaaaaatgaaagaaagaaatagatATAAATATAAGTTTAAAAATTGTTAAACTGTTCAAAGAAACGTAGGAGGTCAAATAACCCTCACTACTTTTAAATTGCATCAGAGAGACGTAGCTAATGTTAGAACTCAACGTACTCTACCAATCTATACCATTCAAATCTCATTATACTCACCTTCATCAATATCCTCACATCAATCTAAATAGTTTAAAGAGTTTAGTACCTAACCTACTTCCtaccaaccaatcaaaaccaTCTAGTGATGAATGTACAATCTAAATTGTTATGTTTGAATTTACCATGTGGATTGCCTATCTTGAAATCTAAGCTATTCATTATCTGAACTATCTAAGCATACATTTAAGGAATGATATTCTAACTACAAAGCTCGcttatgtgaaaaatattttagCTAGGAATAGAGGTATTCGCATAAGCCTCATCATGGGATATGCTTACATAGGCTGAAACTTTTGATGTTGGCATTGAATGTAgtattgaaatttgaaattgcCA
Coding sequences within:
- the LOC131232292 gene encoding (S)-N-methylcoclaurine 3'-hydroxylase isozyme 1-like yields the protein MSELARNPKVMRRVCDELQMVVGGEKAMKESHLNHLNYLHASIKESLRLHPPIPLLLPRQALETCDMMNYTIPKDSRVMVNIWAIGRDPGIWKDSLTFSPEWFLETSVDYKGNHFEFTPFAAGRRICPGLPLATLMVQLILASFIHTFDWSLPHGMQPDDLNMDEKFALTLERKHLLLLVPKSVVKIAIKCIYLNNPVVFCMRTCATFSVSYSVRLS